In Pogoniulus pusillus isolate bPogPus1 chromosome 41, bPogPus1.pri, whole genome shotgun sequence, a genomic segment contains:
- the LOC135192223 gene encoding neurturin-like translates to MENVEWRQSLNVLTCSKMKVWKLAALASMLLSSMLSILVCRDMFNGSRKYSPLPSSPSSSWTSSSSSSSSSSSSLLLAAPRRSPRALQRHSSLLAQYSSLLESYTEGEIRQLISALVERYSQAMNSGGHELPLFPRSGSRRKRARARHKPCALKELEVSVSELGLGYESDETVLFRYCSGTCDAAVRSYDLSLKSMRSKKRIKKEKVRARPCCRPLAYDDDVSFLDAYNRYYTVNELSAKECGCV, encoded by the exons ATGGAGAACGTGGAGTGGCGTCAG AGTCTCAATGTTCTGACTTGCTCTAAGATGAAGGTATGGAAGCTTGCAGCCCTTGCATCGATGCTCCTCAGCTCCATGTTATCCATTTTAGTTTGTAGAGACATGTTCAACGGAAGCCGGAAATACAGCCCCTTGCCTTCCTCGCCGTCTTCCTCATggacatcctcctcctcttcctcctcttcctcctcctcttccttgctGCTGGCGGCTCCGCGGAGATCCCCACGGGCCCTGCAACGCCACAGCTCGCTGCTGGCCCAGT ACAGCAGCTTGCTGGAGAGCTACACGGAGGGGGAGATCCGGCAGCTGATCTCGGCGCTGGTGGAGCGTTACAGCCAGGCTATGAACTCGGGGGGCCACGAACTGCCTCTCTTCCCCAGGTCGGGCAGCCGCAGGAAGCGTGCCAGGGCACGCCACAAACCCTGCgccctgaaggagctggaggtgagcgtcagcgagctggggctgggctacGAATCGGACGAGACGGTTCTGTTCCGCTACTGCAGCGGCACCTGCGACGCTGCCGTCCGCAGCTACGACCTCTCGCTCAAAAGCATGAGGAGCAAGAAGAGGATCAAGAAGGAGAAGGTCAGGGCTCGCCCCTGCTGCCGCCCGCTGGCTTACGACGATGATGTCTCCTTCCTGGACGCCTACAACCGCTACTACACCGTCAACGAGCTGTCGGCCAAGGAGTGCGGCTGCGtgtga